Proteins co-encoded in one Metabacillus sp. KUDC1714 genomic window:
- the ffh gene encoding signal recognition particle protein encodes MAFEGLADRLQNTMAKIRGKGKVSEADVKEMMREVRLALLEADVNFKVVKDFIKRVSERAVGQEVMKSLTPGQQVIKVVKEELTELMGGEQSKIAVSNRPPTVIMMVGLQGAGKTTTTGKLANLLRKKFNRKPLLVAADIYRPAAIKQLQTLGKQLDMPVFSMGDQVSPVEIATKALEHAKNEHHDYVIIDTAGRLHIDENLMEELEQVKSIAKPDEIFLVVDAMTGQDAVNVAKSFNEQLGLTGVVLTKLDGDTRGGAALSIRSVTDTPIKFVGLGEKLDALEAFHPERMASRILGMGDVLTLIEKAQTNVDAEKAKELEQKMRTMSFTFDDFLEQLGQVRNMGPLEDLIGMLPGANKVKGLKNLQVDEKQISHVEAIIKSMTKAEKINPEIMNASRKKRIAKGSGTSVQEINRLLKQFEDMKKMMKQMTSMSKGKKKGMKFPFM; translated from the coding sequence ATGGCATTTGAAGGATTGGCCGACCGACTGCAAAATACGATGGCAAAAATTCGCGGAAAAGGGAAGGTTTCTGAAGCTGATGTAAAAGAAATGATGAGAGAGGTTCGCCTCGCTCTTTTAGAAGCCGATGTAAACTTCAAAGTTGTTAAAGACTTTATTAAGCGCGTAAGTGAACGTGCTGTTGGTCAAGAGGTAATGAAAAGCTTAACACCGGGCCAACAGGTTATTAAAGTTGTAAAAGAGGAACTAACTGAATTAATGGGTGGAGAGCAAAGTAAAATTGCTGTTTCCAATCGCCCTCCAACAGTCATTATGATGGTTGGTTTACAAGGTGCTGGTAAAACAACGACAACTGGAAAGCTTGCAAACCTTTTACGTAAAAAGTTCAACCGTAAGCCATTGCTTGTTGCAGCAGATATTTACCGTCCTGCCGCAATTAAACAATTGCAAACATTAGGCAAGCAATTGGACATGCCTGTTTTTTCTATGGGCGATCAAGTTAGTCCTGTTGAAATTGCAACGAAAGCACTTGAACATGCTAAGAATGAACATCATGATTATGTTATCATCGATACAGCAGGTCGCTTACACATTGATGAAAATCTCATGGAAGAGCTAGAACAGGTAAAATCCATCGCTAAGCCGGATGAAATCTTCCTTGTTGTTGATGCAATGACAGGTCAAGATGCAGTAAACGTCGCAAAAAGCTTTAATGAACAACTTGGATTAACAGGTGTTGTATTAACAAAGCTTGATGGTGACACACGTGGTGGGGCTGCATTATCGATTCGCTCTGTTACAGATACACCAATTAAGTTTGTTGGTCTTGGTGAGAAATTGGATGCATTAGAAGCATTTCATCCAGAACGTATGGCATCAAGGATACTTGGTATGGGGGATGTACTAACCCTTATTGAAAAGGCTCAGACAAATGTTGATGCCGAAAAGGCAAAAGAGCTTGAGCAAAAAATGCGTACGATGTCATTTACGTTTGATGATTTTCTCGAGCAGTTGGGTCAAGTTCGCAACATGGGTCCTCTTGAAGATCTAATTGGTATGCTTCCAGGAGCAAACAAGGTTAAAGGACTCAAAAATCTTCAGGTTGATGAAAAACAGATAAGTCATGTAGAAGCCATAATTAAATCCATGACAAAGGCTGAAAAGATCAATCCTGAAATCATGAATGCTTCACGTAAAAAACGAATTGCAAAAGGTA
- a CDS encoding putative DNA-binding protein gives MMLEKTTRLNYLFDFYQSLLTPKQKSYMSLYYLDDFSLGEIAEEYNVSRQAVYDNIKRTEAMLEQYEEKLLLFQKFQKRQELMTKLREFSAKTDRNAEIGSLLNELEKLD, from the coding sequence ATAATGCTTGAAAAAACGACAAGACTTAATTATCTGTTTGATTTTTATCAATCATTATTAACTCCTAAACAAAAAAGCTATATGTCGTTATATTATTTAGATGATTTCTCCCTTGGTGAAATTGCGGAAGAATATAATGTTAGTAGACAAGCTGTTTACGATAACATTAAACGTACTGAAGCAATGCTGGAGCAATACGAAGAAAAGCTATTATTATTTCAAAAATTTCAAAAGCGTCAAGAGCTAATGACAAAACTTCGTGAATTCTCTGCTAAGACAGACAGAAATGCGGAAATTGGTTCATTGCTTAATGAACTTGAGAAATTAGATTAG
- the ftsY gene encoding signal recognition particle-docking protein FtsY: MSFFKKLKDKITKQTDSVTEKFKEGLTKTRDSFAGKMNDLVAKYRKVDEEFFEELEELLISADVGVTTVMDLIDELKMEVKRQNIQDTKEVQAVISEKLVEIYQGDQDGDDNELNLQKDRLNVVLFVGVNGVGKTTTIGKLAHKLKSEGNSVLLAAGDTFRAGAIEQLEVWGERVGVDVIKQSEGSDPAAVMYDAVQAAKARKVDVLLCDTAGRLQNKVNLMKELEKVKRVIEKEIPGAPHEVLLVLDATTGQNAMTQAKQFSQATNVSGIVLTKLDGTAKGGIVLAIKGELDIPVKFVGLGEKMDDLQEFNTEQYVYGLFSGIIEEQEEH, translated from the coding sequence ATGAGCTTTTTTAAAAAATTAAAGGATAAAATCACAAAACAAACAGATTCTGTAACAGAAAAGTTTAAAGAAGGCTTAACGAAAACAAGAGATTCATTTGCTGGTAAAATGAATGATCTTGTTGCAAAATACCGTAAAGTTGATGAGGAGTTCTTTGAGGAGCTTGAAGAGCTTTTAATCAGCGCAGATGTCGGTGTAACGACAGTTATGGATCTCATTGACGAATTGAAAATGGAAGTTAAACGTCAAAATATTCAGGATACGAAAGAGGTACAAGCGGTAATCTCCGAAAAGCTTGTAGAAATTTATCAAGGTGATCAAGATGGGGATGATAATGAACTAAATCTTCAAAAAGATCGCTTAAATGTCGTGCTATTTGTTGGTGTTAATGGTGTTGGTAAAACGACAACAATTGGAAAATTAGCTCACAAGCTTAAAAGTGAAGGGAATTCTGTTCTTTTAGCAGCAGGAGATACGTTTAGAGCGGGTGCAATTGAGCAGTTAGAGGTATGGGGAGAACGAGTTGGTGTAGATGTAATTAAGCAATCTGAAGGTTCTGATCCTGCAGCCGTAATGTACGATGCTGTTCAGGCTGCAAAGGCAAGAAAAGTAGATGTCCTTTTATGTGATACAGCAGGAAGGCTGCAAAATAAAGTGAATCTTATGAAGGAACTAGAAAAAGTAAAGCGTGTCATTGAAAAGGAGATCCCTGGAGCTCCACATGAGGTACTGCTCGTTTTGGATGCAACAACAGGGCAAAATGCAATGACACAAGCAAAGCAGTTTTCACAAGCAACAAATGTATCTGGTATCGTGTTAACAAAGTTAGACGGTACTGCAAAGGGTGGTATTGTATTAGCTATTAAAGGTGAGCTGGATATACCTGTGAAATTTGTAGGTCTTGGAGAGAAGATGGATGATCTTCAAGAATTTAATACAGAACAATATGTATATGGTCTTTTCTCTGGAATTATTGAAGAGCAAGAAGAACATTAA
- the smc gene encoding chromosome segregation protein SMC: MFLKRLDIVGFKSFAERVTVDFVKGVTAVVGPNGSGKSNITDGIRWVLGEQSAKSLRGAKMEDIIFAGSDSRKSLNIAEVTLTLDNEDHFLPIDYHEVSVTRRVYRSGESEFFINKQSCRLKDIIDLFMDSGLGKEAFSIISQGKVEEILSSKSEERRSIFEEAAGVLKYKSRKKKAEYKLAETQENLNRVHDILHELEGQVEPLKIQASIAKDFLQKKEELEQIEVALTVYEIEELHQKYEALAKSVDDGKDRELKLSANMQKREAEVERMRDHLTALDDSVNDLQQVLLLASEELEKLEGRKEVLKERKKNAHQNKAQLEKSIEELTERLVRLKKEKQEQEAFLQTSKKELNTIQDQLVAKQQLMTSYDQNIEELIEGLKSEYFELLNEQATARNEIHYLDEQLSQQERKNTRLLDSNKRYITEREDIIERKTKIEAKYALIESQLSHQIKSFRDAQTKLENVKNAYQKKESTLYQAYQILQQTRSRKEVLESMQEDYAGFFQGVKEILKAKDKLEGIHGAVAELISTDKTYESAIEIALSSSMQHVVVEDESSARKAIQFLKQNSFGRATFLPLTVIKERSIGSHDLKAIQSHQAFVGVATDLVKYQPQFKSIIGNLLGTVIVTSDLKGANEIAKLMNYRYRLVTLQGDVVNPGGSMTGGAVKQKNNSLLSRGRELETINAKLADMEEKTSSLEQDVKATKETIKKQEDILEELRSNGEKLRLEEQMIRSEIREIELNEKNVNDHLKLYDAERESFESEKDKFSARKSELSNKLQSISLKLEKLDKEIEKMSEKKVSQQTSKDELHDELTEFKVILASKRQVYENQKEKVERINQDLEQSQEKYGEATEDYSLLSNEMNSSSSGEEKLEEAARNKLQDKNKTIELIASRREERLQLHEKLEYEDRKLKELKRQDKQLQDSLKDEEVKLNRLDVELDNRLNHLREEYLLTFEGAKEKYTLDMDINEARKRVKLIKLAIDELGTVNLGAIDEYERVFERFTFLSEQRNDLTEAKDTLYEVIGEMDEEMKRRFEQTFNAIRAHFESVFQALFGGGRAELKLTDPNDILNTGVDIVAQPPGKKLQNLGLLSGGERALTAIALLFSILKVRPVPFCVLDEVEAALDEANVHRFAQYLKKFSHETQFIVITHRKGTMEEADVLYGVTMQESGVSKLVSVRLEESKELVQSS, from the coding sequence ATGTTCCTCAAACGATTGGATATTGTTGGATTCAAGTCCTTTGCTGAAAGAGTAACAGTTGACTTTGTAAAAGGTGTTACAGCAGTAGTTGGACCAAATGGAAGTGGCAAGAGTAATATTACTGATGGTATTAGATGGGTGTTGGGAGAGCAATCAGCTAAGTCTCTTCGGGGTGCAAAAATGGAGGATATCATTTTTGCTGGAAGTGATTCTAGGAAGAGTTTGAATATTGCTGAAGTGACATTAACGCTAGATAATGAAGATCATTTTCTTCCAATTGATTATCACGAGGTGAGTGTTACACGCAGAGTGTATCGTTCAGGAGAAAGTGAGTTTTTTATTAATAAGCAAAGCTGTCGCCTAAAGGATATAATAGATTTATTTATGGACTCTGGTCTTGGGAAGGAAGCTTTTTCAATTATTAGCCAGGGTAAAGTTGAAGAAATACTAAGCAGTAAATCTGAAGAGCGCAGAAGCATTTTTGAAGAAGCTGCAGGTGTTTTAAAATATAAATCACGTAAAAAGAAGGCTGAATATAAATTAGCCGAAACACAGGAAAACCTAAATCGTGTTCATGACATTTTACATGAGTTAGAGGGTCAGGTTGAACCATTAAAAATACAAGCATCTATTGCAAAGGATTTCTTGCAAAAGAAAGAAGAACTCGAACAAATTGAAGTAGCACTTACGGTTTATGAAATTGAAGAACTTCATCAAAAATACGAAGCGCTTGCTAAATCAGTTGATGATGGGAAAGATCGTGAACTCAAGCTTTCAGCAAACATGCAAAAAAGAGAAGCAGAAGTTGAGCGTATGCGCGATCATTTAACCGCATTAGATGATTCAGTTAATGACCTACAACAGGTTTTACTCTTGGCAAGTGAAGAGTTAGAAAAGTTAGAAGGAAGAAAAGAAGTTTTAAAAGAGCGAAAGAAAAATGCCCATCAAAATAAGGCTCAATTAGAAAAATCAATTGAAGAATTAACTGAGCGACTTGTAAGGTTGAAGAAGGAAAAACAAGAGCAGGAAGCGTTCTTACAAACCTCTAAAAAAGAGCTAAATACCATTCAAGATCAATTAGTAGCAAAACAACAGCTGATGACATCTTATGATCAAAATATTGAAGAATTAATTGAAGGCTTAAAAAGTGAATACTTTGAACTTTTAAATGAGCAGGCTACTGCACGTAATGAAATACATTATTTAGACGAGCAGCTAAGTCAACAAGAGCGGAAAAATACTAGACTGCTAGACTCGAATAAACGATATATAACAGAACGCGAAGATATTATTGAGAGAAAAACCAAAATCGAAGCGAAATATGCGCTAATTGAAAGCCAGTTATCTCATCAAATAAAGAGTTTTCGGGATGCGCAAACTAAACTTGAAAACGTAAAAAATGCGTATCAAAAGAAAGAATCGACTTTATATCAAGCTTATCAGATACTCCAGCAAACTCGCTCAAGAAAAGAAGTCTTAGAATCAATGCAGGAGGACTATGCTGGATTCTTCCAAGGTGTAAAAGAGATTTTAAAAGCAAAGGATAAGTTAGAAGGAATTCATGGAGCGGTTGCTGAATTAATTTCAACTGACAAAACCTACGAATCAGCAATTGAAATTGCCTTAAGTAGTTCGATGCAACATGTGGTTGTTGAAGATGAATCCTCAGCGAGGAAGGCGATTCAATTTTTAAAACAAAACTCTTTTGGTCGAGCTACATTTTTACCTCTAACAGTCATTAAGGAACGTTCAATTGGCTCACATGATCTTAAAGCAATTCAGTCTCATCAAGCATTTGTTGGTGTTGCGACAGATTTAGTGAAGTATCAACCACAATTCAAATCTATTATTGGCAATCTTCTCGGAACGGTTATTGTCACCTCAGACCTAAAGGGTGCAAACGAGATCGCGAAACTAATGAATTATCGTTACCGACTTGTTACACTTCAAGGTGATGTAGTGAATCCTGGTGGATCAATGACAGGTGGCGCTGTAAAACAAAAGAATAACTCCTTATTAAGTCGTGGACGTGAATTGGAAACAATTAATGCAAAATTAGCCGATATGGAAGAGAAGACATCTTCGCTTGAACAAGATGTAAAGGCAACAAAGGAAACTATTAAAAAACAAGAAGATATTCTCGAAGAGTTACGCTCTAATGGTGAAAAGCTACGTTTAGAAGAGCAAATGATCAGAAGTGAAATAAGGGAAATTGAATTAAATGAAAAGAATGTTAACGATCATTTAAAATTATATGATGCTGAAAGAGAATCATTTGAATCTGAAAAAGATAAGTTTTCAGCACGGAAAAGTGAGCTTAGTAATAAACTGCAGTCAATTTCTTTGAAACTTGAAAAGCTAGATAAAGAGATCGAGAAAATGTCCGAGAAAAAGGTATCCCAGCAAACCTCAAAAGACGAATTACATGATGAGTTGACCGAATTTAAAGTCATTCTAGCAAGCAAACGTCAGGTTTATGAAAATCAGAAAGAAAAGGTAGAACGAATAAACCAAGACTTGGAACAATCACAGGAAAAGTATGGTGAAGCAACTGAAGATTATTCCTTGCTTTCAAATGAAATGAATTCAAGTTCATCTGGTGAGGAAAAGCTAGAGGAAGCTGCGAGAAATAAGCTCCAGGATAAAAATAAAACGATTGAATTAATCGCAAGTAGACGTGAGGAGCGCCTCCAATTACATGAAAAGCTTGAGTATGAAGATCGTAAACTGAAGGAGTTAAAGCGTCAGGATAAACAGCTTCAAGATAGTCTAAAGGATGAAGAGGTAAAATTAAATCGCTTAGATGTTGAATTAGATAATCGTCTTAACCATCTTCGAGAAGAATATTTGTTAACCTTTGAAGGTGCAAAAGAAAAATATACCCTTGATATGGATATAAATGAAGCAAGAAAACGTGTGAAGTTGATCAAGCTTGCAATTGATGAGTTAGGAACGGTAAACTTAGGAGCGATTGATGAGTATGAACGAGTATTTGAACGTTTCACGTTCCTATCTGAGCAACGAAATGATTTGACAGAAGCAAAAGACACTCTTTACGAAGTTATAGGTGAAATGGACGAGGAAATGAAGAGAAGATTTGAGCAAACCTTTAATGCGATTCGTGCTCATTTTGAATCTGTTTTTCAGGCGTTATTTGGTGGTGGACGTGCTGAATTAAAGTTAACGGATCCGAATGATATATTGAATACAGGTGTTGATATTGTTGCACAACCTCCAGGTAAAAAGCTGCAAAATCTTGGTTTGCTTTCTGGTGGGGAACGTGCTCTAACAGCAATAGCATTATTGTTCTCAATTTTGAAAGTACGACCAGTACCTTTTTGTGTACTTGATGAAGTGGAGGCAGCACTTGATGAAGCAAATGTTCATCGTTTTGCACAATACCTGAAAAAGTTCAGTCATGAAACACAATTTATCGTGATTACCCACCGTAAAGGAACAATGGAAGAAGCTGATGTCCTGTACGGGGTAACGATGCAGGAATCAGGTGTTTCTAAACTTGTATCTGTAAGACTTGAAGAATCAAAAGAACTCGTACAATCTAGCTGA